A DNA window from Flavisolibacter ginsenosidimutans contains the following coding sequences:
- a CDS encoding Ig-like domain-containing protein, translated as MKLKLIAALLLLQTITLAQTKTCTANCPALSVLLLDFDVKALTENTNPEIYKRLYYIAPTLRKKVQSAPSCLEYYDVNEKNPETIFAGGVTSANLFLPPAGALSFCEYLLTGNITGEGTVFLLTVNIETAITRKKIKTVNLPFSFSEGETYNSVAEKAAALLGSLQQTITDYETTERETNVKVVYGKPVVNSEEEKELLVVKPKKTKLVLGEETEVEINLKDCDGYPLKNRLVSFKAEMYDSALRKGTYGGTVTPSTVTTDAAGKAKVKFKAAPEYVFAAIVAHYSFEQPCGRKDVITGSAAIDLQQKPYKVIVQYSKRLKEDTDYSNATSEYTERREGTHNYLAQYQAEFYYVPRHPLEKLAIASNDDATDAKIYMAEEKGRSSDIGFLHYLRRSTKGELIADYQNVNNLQGRLTEDEKAAAFLDTTGIHNFGLILNLKVTGTFNNNLVEPDILNAATVSASSLNKPKEVNYYSHPMNDPDFPYQRLCRFLYEFNSLKNDNGVLTKAVEFLKIKVLIEK; from the coding sequence ATGAAACTGAAATTGATTGCCGCGCTACTGTTACTGCAAACCATCACCCTGGCGCAAACAAAAACCTGCACGGCCAATTGCCCGGCGCTAAGCGTGCTGCTGCTGGACTTTGACGTGAAAGCTTTAACGGAAAATACCAACCCAGAAATCTATAAGCGGCTTTACTACATCGCACCAACCCTGCGCAAGAAAGTCCAAAGCGCTCCTTCCTGCCTGGAATATTATGACGTCAACGAAAAAAATCCCGAAACCATTTTTGCCGGTGGTGTTACTTCAGCCAACTTGTTTCTGCCTCCTGCCGGTGCCCTTAGCTTTTGCGAATACCTTCTCACCGGAAACATCACTGGAGAAGGCACCGTTTTCCTCTTGACAGTAAACATCGAAACGGCCATCACCCGGAAAAAAATTAAAACCGTGAACCTTCCCTTTTCTTTCTCCGAAGGCGAAACATACAACAGCGTTGCCGAAAAAGCGGCAGCGCTGTTGGGCTCATTGCAACAAACAATTACTGACTACGAGACAACCGAAAGAGAAACAAACGTGAAGGTTGTGTACGGCAAGCCGGTGGTCAACAGCGAGGAGGAAAAAGAATTGCTGGTTGTAAAACCAAAGAAAACCAAACTGGTTCTTGGTGAAGAAACAGAAGTAGAAATCAACTTGAAAGACTGCGATGGGTATCCGCTAAAAAACCGGCTCGTGTCGTTTAAAGCCGAAATGTACGACAGCGCTTTGCGCAAAGGCACTTACGGCGGAACGGTGACGCCATCAACCGTTACAACCGATGCAGCCGGCAAAGCCAAAGTAAAATTCAAGGCAGCGCCTGAATACGTGTTCGCCGCCATCGTTGCCCATTACTCGTTTGAACAGCCTTGCGGAAGAAAAGACGTGATAACAGGCAGTGCTGCCATTGACCTGCAGCAAAAGCCCTACAAAGTAATTGTGCAATACAGCAAGCGGTTGAAAGAAGACACAGATTACAGCAACGCTACATCGGAGTACACCGAACGAAGAGAAGGGACACACAACTACCTTGCACAATACCAAGCCGAGTTCTATTACGTTCCGCGGCACCCCTTGGAGAAGTTGGCGATTGCATCGAACGATGACGCAACGGACGCTAAAATTTACATGGCGGAGGAGAAAGGCAGGTCATCTGATATTGGCTTTTTGCATTACCTGCGTCGGTCAACAAAAGGAGAACTAATTGCAGACTATCAAAACGTAAACAACCTGCAGGGGCGGTTAACCGAAGACGAGAAAGCCGCCGCTTTTCTAGACACAACCGGCATTCACAACTTCGGCTTGATCCTGAACCTGAAAGTAACCGGAACCTTCAACAACAACCTTGTGGAACCGGATATTCTGAACGCTGCCACGGTTTCCGCTTCTTCGTTAAACAAGCCGAAAGAAGTGAATTATTATTCGCACCCAATGAACGATCCTGATTTCCCTTACCAGCGCCTTTGCCGTTTCTTGTACGAGTTTAATTCATTAAAAAACGACAACGGGGTATTGACCAAAGCGGTTGAATTTTTAAAAATAAAAGTGCTGATAGAAAAGTAA
- a CDS encoding tetratricopeptide repeat-containing sensor histidine kinase, giving the protein MTRQTKRLLFFCLLIGLGSVAFAQDTALLRLQRLPDDTAKANRLLAFARTYFGIDNKKAIEILEQGQKLSEQLHYDLGLAVAYKRIGYIHGQEGAYQDAINYYRLALNYYRNTKNVADVLAIYNNMGANLRQLGRVDSAIHYYMEGIERIEATDLEKESKSTKQDLLTTYALLNTNVSSLYGTMENVPKALAYGEKAIAAAKKLGDTSQLVLALVSVSHANEVKKDFASGLNYAREAVRLAKLQDEPIALSKSYHLLSICYTGLGNLDSAIYAAQRSMQLAKESDRQLYITSFLDLADAYHEKKEYRKEEALLMQGLKELQAVNNMAFYGRNLYEKLANTKYALGDYKAAFDFFEKSIAYKDSTLSEENRETVAKLETQYQTAEKEKVISENKLQLAQKDLQLQKNRNYMYYTLAALVVALLIAALLFIRARHKRRLHQKELKAIQQQKELQLLQALMQGEEKERSRIAKDLHDGVAGMLAAVKMHFSSMPMADELESTEGYRQGMKLLNEATQEVRKTSHNLMPEVLLQHGLDEALRRYCASVNNSRTLHIEYDSWGEVDRFDDGFELSVYRIVQELVNNIIKHSQATQAMVQLTQQKDLLSISIEDNGVGFSNDGGKEGMGLRSLQSRIKAMNGKLEVEASEQSGVSAYLEFDVAELKKEILTVHD; this is encoded by the coding sequence ATGACAAGACAAACCAAACGACTGTTGTTTTTCTGCCTGCTAATTGGGCTTGGCTCTGTAGCTTTTGCGCAGGACACCGCTTTGCTTCGCCTTCAACGTTTGCCCGATGACACTGCAAAGGCAAACCGTCTGCTGGCTTTTGCAAGAACCTACTTTGGTATAGACAACAAGAAAGCCATCGAAATTTTAGAACAAGGGCAAAAACTGAGCGAACAACTCCATTATGATCTGGGGCTTGCTGTGGCTTACAAGCGCATTGGTTATATACACGGACAGGAAGGTGCTTATCAGGATGCAATCAACTACTACCGCCTGGCTTTGAACTATTACCGGAACACGAAAAATGTTGCTGACGTTCTTGCGATTTACAACAACATGGGCGCTAACCTAAGGCAGCTTGGCCGGGTGGACAGCGCCATTCATTATTACATGGAAGGCATTGAAAGGATTGAAGCAACGGACCTGGAAAAAGAAAGCAAATCAACAAAGCAAGACCTTCTCACTACCTACGCGCTGCTGAATACCAATGTGTCGTCCTTGTACGGCACAATGGAGAACGTACCGAAAGCATTGGCGTACGGCGAAAAAGCAATTGCCGCGGCAAAGAAACTGGGTGACACGTCGCAGTTGGTGCTGGCGCTGGTAAGCGTTAGTCACGCCAATGAAGTGAAAAAAGATTTTGCGTCTGGCTTAAACTATGCACGGGAAGCGGTGAGGTTGGCGAAGCTGCAGGACGAGCCGATTGCTCTTTCCAAATCTTATCATTTGCTGTCGATATGCTATACGGGTTTGGGCAATCTGGATTCGGCAATTTATGCGGCCCAACGTTCGATGCAATTGGCGAAGGAGAGCGACCGTCAGCTTTACATAACCTCCTTTCTTGACCTTGCCGATGCGTACCACGAAAAAAAGGAATACCGAAAAGAAGAAGCGCTGTTGATGCAAGGGTTGAAAGAGTTACAGGCAGTGAACAACATGGCTTTTTACGGCCGGAACCTTTACGAAAAATTGGCCAATACCAAATACGCTTTGGGAGACTACAAAGCGGCCTTTGATTTTTTCGAAAAATCCATTGCTTACAAAGACTCTACGTTGAGCGAAGAAAACCGGGAGACGGTTGCCAAACTGGAAACACAATACCAGACGGCAGAAAAAGAAAAAGTCATTTCCGAGAACAAATTGCAACTGGCGCAAAAAGATTTACAACTTCAAAAGAACCGTAACTATATGTATTATACATTGGCTGCCCTTGTGGTGGCGCTGCTGATTGCTGCTTTGTTGTTCATCAGGGCAAGACACAAGAGGCGACTGCATCAAAAAGAACTGAAAGCAATTCAGCAGCAAAAAGAATTGCAGTTGCTGCAAGCCTTAATGCAAGGCGAAGAAAAAGAACGCAGCCGCATTGCCAAAGACTTACACGACGGCGTAGCCGGTATGCTGGCGGCGGTGAAGATGCACTTCAGCAGCATGCCGATGGCCGATGAACTGGAAAGTACGGAAGGCTACCGGCAAGGCATGAAGTTGTTGAACGAAGCCACCCAGGAGGTTCGAAAGACCTCGCACAACCTGATGCCGGAAGTGCTGTTGCAACACGGACTTGACGAAGCGCTTCGCCGCTATTGTGCCAGTGTGAACAACAGCCGCACGCTTCACATTGAGTACGACAGTTGGGGTGAGGTCGATCGCTTTGACGACGGCTTCGAGCTATCGGTTTACCGCATTGTACAGGAACTGGTAAACAACATCATCAAGCATTCCCAAGCCACGCAGGCCATGGTGCAACTGACACAACAGAAGGACCTACTTTCCATCTCCATTGAAGACAACGGCGTTGGCTTTTCAAACGATGGAGGCAAAGAAGGAATGGGTTTGCGCAGCCTGCAAAGCCGCATTAAGGCCATGAATGGAAAATTAGAAGTAGAAGCCTCGGAACAAAGCGGCGTGAGTGCTTACCTTGAGTTTGACGTTGCGGAACTAAAAAAAGAAATCCTAACAGTACATGACTAA
- a CDS encoding response regulator, translating to MTKVRLAIIDDHAVVIDGLKTMLNAFDNLDVVFTTQSGRELLERFRTVVPDVLLMDIQMPEMNGIDLCKQVLRQHSNVKIIAFSSFDDSNYVKQIFRSGAKGYLLKNSDKHTIVKAIETVMQGEEYMDETIKKILLQESLTGQRRSIYEVPLTKREKEILKLVAEGLSSQEIADKLFISLRTVETHRLNINQKLDVKNTAGLVKEAIKRGLMD from the coding sequence ATGACTAAAGTGCGCCTGGCAATCATAGACGATCATGCCGTTGTAATTGACGGTTTAAAAACCATGCTCAATGCATTCGATAACCTGGATGTGGTATTCACAACGCAAAGTGGCCGGGAGCTTTTGGAGCGATTTCGAACCGTTGTTCCCGATGTATTGCTGATGGACATTCAAATGCCGGAAATGAACGGCATTGATTTGTGCAAGCAGGTTTTGCGGCAACATTCCAACGTAAAAATTATTGCCTTCAGTTCCTTTGACGACTCGAACTATGTAAAGCAGATTTTTCGCAGCGGCGCCAAGGGCTACTTGTTAAAGAACAGCGACAAACATACCATCGTTAAAGCCATCGAAACCGTCATGCAAGGCGAAGAGTACATGGACGAAACCATCAAGAAAATTTTGTTACAGGAAAGTCTTACTGGTCAGCGGCGGTCTATTTATGAAGTACCGCTGACAAAGCGGGAGAAAGAAATTTTAAAGTTGGTTGCGGAAGGTTTGTCCAGCCAGGAAATTGCCGACAAACTGTTTATCTCGCTGCGCACGGTAGAAACGCATCGCCTCAACATCAACCAGAAGCTGGATGTTAAAAACACCGCAGGCTTGGTGAAGGAAGCCATCAAGCGAGGGCTGATGGATTAG
- a CDS encoding LamG-like jellyroll fold domain-containing protein, which translates to MKKMFTLFLAVCISAVAFTQNNGLHFDGVDDYVEINAPNNFLSGSAFTIELWYKPTAASQHEQTLISRGSGNSFWEIGNNGKWDNASSLFFYHPLSYPLEDFGVYSYDFSILNQWHHVAVTSDGNTLRFYHDGRMITQDPVDGPLGSATGPIRLGAPTGYTSVSSPTFDGGYFSGVMDELRIWSVARTAEEIQADRQREIPGNASGLVAYYNFNQGVIGGTNGGVVSLTNNTGSGLNGTLTNFGLSGNSSNWVAGFPIAGALPVRLVDFSAQQINAGTKLNWTTTMEDNVRVFEIERSTDARSFARIGEAIPKGTANGSQYSFVDRTPTEKTNYYRLRTVDRDGTSFYSQIVSVGKDLKNAISVFPNPVEHQLNIQLNSREALPLSILDVHGRIVKTLRMHPNTQSVSIDVSGLYRGNYFIQVGANAVGFVKL; encoded by the coding sequence ATGAAAAAAATGTTTACCCTTTTCCTTGCCGTGTGCATTTCAGCCGTCGCCTTTACGCAAAACAACGGCCTTCATTTTGACGGCGTAGATGATTACGTTGAAATCAACGCACCGAACAATTTTCTTTCCGGCAGCGCATTCACCATTGAGCTTTGGTACAAGCCAACGGCTGCTTCACAGCACGAGCAGACTTTGATTTCAAGAGGCAGCGGCAACAGCTTTTGGGAGATTGGCAACAACGGCAAATGGGACAATGCCAGCAGCCTGTTTTTTTATCATCCGCTTTCTTACCCGCTGGAAGATTTCGGCGTTTATTCTTACGACTTTTCCATTCTTAATCAATGGCATCACGTTGCGGTCACTTCGGATGGAAACACACTGCGGTTTTACCACGATGGACGAATGATTACGCAAGACCCGGTTGACGGCCCTCTTGGATCGGCAACGGGCCCGATTCGCTTGGGTGCACCAACGGGTTATACCAGCGTCTCTTCGCCCACGTTTGACGGAGGATACTTCAGCGGTGTTATGGATGAACTGCGCATCTGGAGCGTGGCCAGAACAGCCGAAGAAATTCAAGCCGACCGGCAACGTGAGATACCGGGCAATGCAAGTGGTTTGGTTGCTTATTACAACTTTAACCAAGGAGTGATTGGCGGCACTAACGGCGGTGTTGTTTCTCTTACCAATAACACGGGTTCAGGATTGAACGGTACGTTGACAAACTTCGGGCTTTCGGGAAATTCATCAAACTGGGTGGCTGGCTTCCCGATTGCCGGGGCTCTGCCTGTAAGGTTGGTTGATTTCTCCGCGCAGCAAATTAATGCCGGCACGAAGCTGAACTGGACAACCACGATGGAAGATAACGTACGTGTTTTCGAAATCGAGCGAAGCACAGACGCAAGAAGCTTTGCAAGGATTGGCGAAGCGATTCCGAAAGGCACTGCCAACGGTTCGCAATACAGCTTTGTTGACAGAACCCCTACGGAAAAAACAAATTATTACCGTTTGAGAACGGTGGACAGAGATGGAACGTCTTTTTACAGTCAAATTGTTAGTGTTGGCAAGGATTTGAAAAATGCGATCAGCGTTTTCCCTAATCCGGTCGAGCATCAACTGAACATACAATTGAATAGTCGGGAAGCTTTGCCCCTGTCAATTCTTGATGTGCACGGAAGAATTGTAAAAACTCTCCGAATGCACCCCAATACGCAGTCCGTATCAATTGATGTGAGTGGTTTGTACAGGGGGAATTATTTCATTCAAGTAGGGGCTAATGCTGTGGGATTTGTAAAACTGTAA
- a CDS encoding LacI family DNA-binding transcriptional regulator has product MDNKKSKAVTIKDIAKALNLAPSSVARALKGSYKISKATTQRVKAYAVAHNYRPNLMAQSLKNKQSRSVGVMLSSIPNNFYAEVVNGIESVASSSDYHVMISQSHESYQKEVKGLEHLKWKLVDGLLVSLSNETEDLRHFEETIQQGIPVVFFDRVPENIQTHKVVVDNEGGSYQLVEHLIKQGYKRIAHITSSQQLSITKTRLRGYEKALTENGQPINECYIKYCSHGGGKDEEVRQAVEELLDLPTPPDAITTASDRITIKVLAILNSKEIKVPGRIAIGGFSNFGEPQLFHPPLTTVVQSAFDMGKKAMELLLQLIESKRPVKNFVSLTLPTELKIRESTLKKKR; this is encoded by the coding sequence ATGGACAACAAAAAATCAAAAGCTGTCACCATTAAAGACATTGCCAAGGCGCTGAATCTTGCACCGTCATCGGTTGCCCGCGCACTCAAAGGCAGCTATAAAATCAGCAAGGCCACCACGCAACGGGTGAAGGCCTACGCGGTAGCGCACAACTATCGTCCCAACCTGATGGCACAGAGTTTAAAGAACAAACAAAGCCGCTCTGTGGGTGTAATGTTGAGCAGTATTCCCAATAACTTTTATGCAGAAGTTGTAAACGGCATTGAGTCCGTCGCATCAAGCAGCGACTATCACGTGATGATATCACAAAGCCATGAATCGTATCAAAAGGAAGTCAAAGGGCTTGAACATTTAAAATGGAAACTGGTAGATGGTTTACTGGTTTCGCTTTCGAACGAAACCGAAGATCTGCGCCACTTTGAGGAAACTATCCAGCAGGGCATACCGGTGGTTTTCTTTGACCGCGTACCCGAAAATATCCAAACACATAAAGTCGTGGTAGACAACGAAGGGGGCTCCTACCAATTGGTTGAACATTTGATCAAACAAGGATACAAACGCATTGCACATATCACCAGTTCCCAGCAATTGTCTATCACAAAAACACGGTTGCGCGGTTACGAAAAAGCTTTAACAGAAAACGGTCAGCCGATAAACGAGTGTTACATAAAATACTGCTCACACGGAGGAGGTAAAGACGAAGAAGTCCGCCAAGCCGTAGAAGAACTTTTGGACTTGCCAACGCCGCCCGATGCCATCACCACTGCTTCCGACCGCATCACCATAAAAGTGCTTGCCATTTTAAATAGCAAAGAGATAAAAGTTCCGGGTCGCATTGCCATTGGCGGCTTCAGTAATTTTGGTGAACCACAATTGTTTCATCCACCGCTAACCACCGTTGTGCAATCGGCCTTCGACATGGGAAAGAAAGCAATGGAACTTTTGCTGCAACTCATCGAAAGCAAAAGACCAGTGAAGAACTTTGTGAGTCTTACATTGCCAACCGAATTAAAAATTCGTGAATCGACGTTGAAGAAAAAAAGATGA